In Polynucleobacter sp. TUM22923, one genomic interval encodes:
- a CDS encoding VOC family protein, with translation MSNLSLNHFSIRSLEIEKTTAFYSELLGLTIGPRPEFPFPGVWLYNGDENDWANAVLHLIAIDKNDPNGLKQYLGERDPATLFGSGAVDHIAFFATGLKDKLTLLKKMGTPFKERSVPVLKLHQIFLNDPNGIVIELNYPAEEKLALDA, from the coding sequence ATGTCTAACTTAAGCCTAAATCATTTTTCAATACGCAGCCTAGAAATAGAAAAGACAACTGCGTTTTATAGCGAGCTACTGGGCCTCACTATAGGCCCTCGCCCTGAATTTCCATTTCCTGGAGTTTGGCTATATAACGGAGATGAAAATGATTGGGCTAATGCGGTACTTCATTTAATTGCTATTGATAAGAATGATCCAAATGGATTAAAGCAGTACTTAGGTGAACGGGACCCCGCCACTCTATTTGGTTCGGGAGCTGTTGACCATATTGCTTTTTTTGCTACTGGCTTGAAAGATAAGCTTACCCTGCTGAAAAAAATGGGGACGCCGTTTAAAGAGCGCTCTGTCCCCGTTTTGAAGTTACACCAGATTTTTCTAAACGACCCAAATGGCATTGTGATTGAACTCAATTATCCAGCGGAAGAAAAGCTTGCCCTTGATGCCTAA
- a CDS encoding FAD binding domain-containing protein, protein MAKILIVGGSLGGLFAANILLRAGHDVTLLEKATGSLDGRGAGIVTHDALADALREAGISVDESLGIAVNKRVTLGADGSSLGEIHLPQIVTSWSRLYHLLRENFPSERYLQGKNVTFISQNQQQVQVKCEDGSRYEAELLIASDGIRSATRNFVAPSIQPQYAGYIAWRGVCDESHLSNYTLDTLFNYFGFCLPDGEQMLGYPVAGQENDTRPGKRRYNFVWYRPVGENKELADLLTDADGKYFPTGIPPLKVSWKHIAAMREQAQNLLAPQYVEIIEKTASPFLQPIYDVRSEQIVFGRIALMGDAAFIARPHVGMGVTKAGDEAMSIAKHIALLGATPAALDAYSNERLSMGQQVVARAQYLGRYMQAQNSKLMSDDGGLKRNASTVMAETAIDISALLAAGNAVPEPQY, encoded by the coding sequence ATGGCTAAAATTCTGATCGTCGGAGGCTCACTGGGTGGCTTGTTCGCAGCAAATATTCTGCTGCGTGCCGGGCATGACGTCACCCTTCTTGAAAAAGCCACTGGCTCCTTGGACGGTCGTGGCGCCGGAATTGTGACTCATGATGCTTTGGCAGATGCATTACGGGAAGCTGGAATCTCCGTCGATGAAAGTCTGGGTATCGCTGTAAATAAGCGGGTTACGCTAGGCGCTGATGGGAGTAGTCTCGGGGAAATCCATTTGCCTCAAATTGTGACCTCGTGGAGTAGGCTGTATCACCTACTGAGGGAAAACTTTCCAAGTGAGCGCTACCTGCAAGGAAAAAATGTCACCTTTATTAGTCAGAATCAACAACAGGTTCAAGTGAAATGTGAGGATGGGTCAAGATATGAGGCTGAACTTCTAATCGCCTCTGACGGCATTCGATCAGCGACGCGTAATTTTGTGGCTCCTAGTATTCAACCTCAATATGCAGGTTATATTGCATGGCGGGGAGTATGTGATGAAAGTCATCTTTCAAATTACACGCTAGACACCCTATTTAATTATTTTGGATTCTGTCTTCCTGATGGCGAGCAAATGCTGGGTTATCCCGTTGCGGGCCAAGAGAATGACACCAGACCTGGAAAAAGACGCTACAACTTTGTATGGTATCGGCCAGTAGGTGAAAATAAGGAATTAGCAGATCTACTGACTGATGCAGATGGTAAATATTTTCCTACCGGCATTCCTCCATTGAAGGTCTCTTGGAAACATATTGCAGCCATGCGCGAGCAGGCTCAAAACCTACTGGCACCTCAATATGTCGAGATTATTGAAAAGACGGCCTCCCCTTTTTTGCAGCCTATTTATGACGTGCGTTCCGAACAGATTGTCTTTGGCAGAATTGCTCTCATGGGTGATGCTGCTTTTATAGCACGCCCTCATGTTGGTATGGGCGTCACCAAGGCAGGAGATGAGGCAATGTCAATTGCAAAGCACATTGCTTTATTAGGGGCAACCCCTGCTGCATTAGATGCTTACAGCAATGAGCGGCTATCGATGGGGCAGCAGGTGGTTGCTCGAGCCCAATATCTTGGTCGCTATATGCAGGCCCAAAATAGCAAGCTAATGTCAGATGATGGCGGCTTAAAAAGAAATGCATCTACAGTGATGGCGGAGACAGCCATCGATATCAGTGCATTACTGGCAGCAGGTAATGCAGTTCCAGAGCCCCAGTATTAA
- a CDS encoding ABC transporter substrate-binding protein: MKQKVMNQTRRKMIIGGATAASTPLWINLATAQSDTIKIGFPTPLTGPFSAEAQDQVKAAELAIKEFNDAGGFNGRKAELLVRDTKLNPGEAATRTLELIEKDKVNFVVGSLSAATQLSINAVCKERKVLFNSISQSDAINEAKDWSPYTFHEALNPTMTAGAVARYSIPRFGKKIVFLTADYAYGHEMVRAFERAGKEMGATTLADIRHPLGTSDYSAFLPRIKALNPDILVLCNFGRDLLNAAKQCTDFGLKSSMKIVAPVLLYTSRLAGGPEAFEGIIGGTSYYWGLEDRIPTAKAFNDAFRKMYNGSVPSDYGALGYAGVKSVLASVKIAKSTEALKVVSAMENLKYDWYKGPEYYRKCDHQAVQTVIIVESKSKNMKDKYDVFNILTIEPTTEKNMRSCAELGHKA, translated from the coding sequence ATGAAACAAAAAGTAATGAATCAAACCAGAAGAAAAATGATAATCGGTGGAGCTACTGCAGCAAGTACTCCGCTTTGGATTAATTTAGCCACTGCACAATCTGACACCATCAAAATTGGATTTCCAACACCTTTGACTGGCCCCTTTTCTGCTGAAGCTCAGGATCAAGTAAAAGCAGCGGAACTTGCGATCAAAGAATTTAATGACGCCGGTGGTTTTAATGGTCGAAAAGCAGAATTGCTAGTAAGAGATACGAAGCTCAATCCAGGCGAAGCTGCCACTAGAACGCTCGAGCTTATTGAAAAAGACAAGGTGAATTTTGTAGTCGGCTCATTATCGGCTGCGACTCAACTTTCAATTAATGCCGTCTGCAAGGAACGTAAGGTACTCTTTAATTCTATCAGCCAATCAGACGCTATCAATGAAGCAAAGGATTGGAGTCCTTACACCTTTCATGAGGCACTAAATCCAACGATGACAGCCGGGGCAGTTGCGCGCTACTCAATACCGCGTTTTGGTAAAAAAATTGTCTTCCTGACTGCTGACTATGCTTACGGCCATGAAATGGTGCGCGCGTTTGAGCGGGCAGGCAAAGAGATGGGGGCAACTACATTGGCAGACATTCGTCATCCATTGGGCACCTCTGATTACTCCGCTTTTTTACCCCGCATTAAGGCTTTAAATCCTGATATCTTGGTGCTGTGTAATTTCGGACGTGACTTATTAAATGCAGCTAAACAATGTACTGACTTCGGCCTGAAGTCCAGCATGAAAATTGTCGCTCCAGTATTGCTCTACACATCTCGCCTTGCTGGCGGACCGGAAGCATTTGAAGGCATCATCGGTGGAACTTCTTATTACTGGGGACTGGAAGATCGCATCCCAACAGCGAAGGCATTTAATGATGCATTCCGTAAGATGTATAACGGGTCTGTGCCATCTGATTACGGCGCACTGGGCTATGCTGGGGTCAAGAGTGTTTTGGCATCCGTCAAGATCGCCAAATCCACTGAGGCATTAAAAGTAGTCAGTGCGATGGAAAATCTAAAATACGATTGGTACAAGGGTCCCGAGTACTACCGTAAATGCGATCATCAAGCGGTTCAAACAGTGATCATCGTGGAATCAAAGTCTAAGAATATGAAAGACAAATATGACGTCTTCAATATCCTAACTATTGAGCCCACAACAGAGAAAAATATGCGTAGTTGTGCAGAATTGGGCCATAAGGCTTAA
- a CDS encoding branched-chain amino acid ABC transporter permease, producing MTGLTFELLCMQLLTGIALGSIYALLALGLCLIFGMLNVVNFAHGAFFMVGAFMGVYFLGVTGNFWFSLVLTPLVTGGLGLLTERFLVRPLYGRGLDYPLLLTFGLSYVLIEAMRVIFGIEGLPSVTPDGLKGTVDVGFGFFPKYRLFLIAATALIIFGVWFLIQKTRYGLIIKAGAADQEIVKVLGVDIAKVWLLVFGLGCAIAGLSGILASPTRSVNPEMGIPILAESFVVTVVGGLGSPLGAVVAGLLVGVVYSMTSLFFPDLSELSIFVLMAVVLLIRPQGLFGKAGAMG from the coding sequence ATGACTGGTCTTACATTTGAACTTCTTTGCATGCAATTGCTTACCGGAATCGCTCTGGGTAGTATTTATGCGCTACTAGCTCTTGGCTTATGCCTTATTTTCGGCATGCTTAATGTAGTTAACTTTGCCCATGGGGCCTTTTTCATGGTCGGCGCATTTATGGGCGTCTATTTTTTAGGCGTTACTGGTAATTTTTGGTTTAGCTTGGTTCTCACGCCCCTAGTAACCGGTGGGCTTGGATTGCTTACTGAGCGATTTTTAGTGCGGCCACTATATGGACGCGGTTTGGACTACCCTCTATTGCTCACCTTTGGCCTCTCTTACGTGCTCATTGAAGCCATGCGCGTCATATTTGGTATTGAAGGCTTACCTTCAGTAACTCCAGATGGATTAAAAGGTACCGTAGATGTAGGTTTTGGGTTCTTTCCTAAATACCGTCTCTTCTTAATTGCTGCAACCGCTCTAATTATTTTTGGCGTTTGGTTTTTAATACAAAAAACTCGCTACGGCTTGATCATCAAGGCGGGTGCCGCTGATCAGGAAATTGTGAAGGTGCTTGGCGTTGATATTGCTAAAGTGTGGCTTTTAGTTTTTGGTCTAGGCTGTGCGATTGCTGGTCTCTCTGGAATATTAGCCTCACCTACTCGCTCTGTAAATCCTGAAATGGGCATCCCTATTCTTGCAGAATCCTTTGTTGTCACTGTGGTGGGTGGTTTAGGCTCCCCCCTAGGTGCAGTGGTTGCTGGACTACTCGTTGGTGTTGTTTACAGCATGACCTCACTATTTTTTCCCGACCTCTCTGAGCTGTCCATTTTTGTATTAATGGCAGTAGTGCTTCTAATCAGACCGCAGGGCTTATTTGGCAAAGCAGGGGCAATGGGTTAA
- a CDS encoding branched-chain amino acid ABC transporter permease, with protein MNPLFQLIARHRVLASSLFLMVFPFIMPYEALAINILIFGLFAMGFNLLFGYMGMLSFGHAAFLGIGSYLTGIAIVHYSMPWGAAILIGVIGAAIGGLMMGFLAIRTRGIYFSMVTLALGQIVFYIFYKAESLTGGENGLRGVRVDTFNILGFPVDFLNPLIKYYIILFFVILAIWLISRILNSPLGAVMEAIRENEKRAAACGFDITRTKLLVFILSAAICGLAGSLRALHLSIVPIDSLNYLQSGQAVMMSILGGMGTFFGPFVGAAVMLYLEDVVTTFTRHWMAVIGLVFMFFVLFFPKGIWGTILNKFNQNQGSK; from the coding sequence ATGAATCCACTATTTCAATTGATTGCACGTCACCGCGTACTAGCAAGCAGCCTTTTCTTGATGGTCTTTCCTTTCATCATGCCGTACGAGGCACTCGCTATTAATATTTTGATCTTTGGTCTATTTGCCATGGGATTCAATCTACTTTTTGGCTATATGGGCATGCTCTCGTTTGGGCATGCGGCGTTCCTTGGAATTGGCAGCTACCTTACGGGTATTGCAATCGTGCACTACTCCATGCCATGGGGGGCGGCTATTTTGATTGGCGTTATTGGCGCAGCAATAGGCGGTCTAATGATGGGCTTTCTAGCTATTCGCACTCGAGGAATTTATTTTTCGATGGTTACGCTTGCTTTAGGCCAGATTGTTTTTTATATTTTTTATAAAGCAGAAAGCTTAACTGGGGGAGAAAATGGATTAAGAGGTGTTCGCGTAGATACTTTCAATATCCTGGGCTTTCCAGTAGATTTTTTAAATCCTTTAATTAAGTACTACATCATTCTCTTCTTTGTCATTCTGGCAATTTGGTTAATTTCTCGTATCTTAAATTCACCTCTTGGCGCAGTGATGGAGGCGATTCGAGAAAATGAAAAGCGGGCTGCTGCCTGTGGATTTGATATCACCCGGACAAAACTTTTAGTATTCATCCTATCAGCCGCCATTTGCGGCCTAGCCGGCTCCTTAAGGGCTCTGCATCTCTCAATTGTGCCTATCGACTCACTGAATTATCTTCAATCAGGTCAAGCCGTGATGATGAGTATCTTGGGTGGAATGGGCACCTTCTTCGGACCATTTGTTGGTGCTGCAGTGATGCTTTACCTTGAGGATGTGGTAACCACTTTTACTAGGCATTGGATGGCAGTGATTGGATTAGTCTTTATGTTCTTTGTTTTATTCTTTCCAAAAGGTATCTGGGGAACAATACTGAATAAGTTTAATCAAAATCAGGGTTCCAAATAA
- a CDS encoding ABC transporter ATP-binding protein — translation MDKLNQTPILEARNIGKDFGKFKALQHVSTSFMPGTLTAIIGPNGAGKSTFFNVLSGAFPPSSGAILFNGKDITGLQQHEFARIGISKSFQITNVFKQLTVHENVRVAAQMETSRYNFLRNAQSYPKPIELADQLLRRVNLEHLSNKKTGDLAHGQQRALEIAMALACDPSLLLLDEPTAGMSPEETLVMMDLIRTLSNERTVILVEHKMKLIMGLCKRIIVLHHGEFLAEGSPEEIQNNAKVRRVYLGQG, via the coding sequence ATGGATAAATTGAATCAGACCCCTATTCTAGAAGCACGGAACATTGGCAAGGACTTTGGGAAATTCAAGGCCCTGCAGCATGTTTCGACCAGCTTTATGCCCGGAACCCTAACCGCCATCATTGGTCCCAATGGTGCGGGTAAAAGTACTTTTTTTAATGTATTAAGCGGAGCGTTTCCACCATCAAGCGGCGCAATATTATTCAACGGTAAAGATATAACGGGCCTACAGCAGCATGAATTTGCTCGTATCGGTATTTCTAAAAGTTTTCAGATTACTAATGTATTCAAGCAGCTGACGGTTCATGAGAATGTTAGGGTTGCAGCTCAAATGGAGACTTCGCGCTATAACTTTTTGCGTAATGCGCAAAGCTATCCCAAGCCTATTGAACTAGCTGACCAATTACTACGCCGAGTCAATCTGGAACACTTAAGCAATAAAAAGACGGGCGACCTTGCTCATGGACAACAACGCGCACTTGAAATTGCCATGGCGCTGGCCTGTGACCCTAGTCTTTTACTTTTAGACGAGCCAACTGCTGGCATGTCACCAGAAGAGACGCTGGTTATGATGGATTTAATTCGCACCCTTTCTAACGAAAGAACCGTCATTTTAGTAGAGCACAAAATGAAGCTCATCATGGGGTTATGTAAGCGCATCATCGTCTTGCATCATGGTGAATTTTTAGCGGAGGGCTCTCCAGAAGAAATTCAAAATAATGCTAAGGTACGTCGCGTGTACCTAGGCCAAGGTTAA
- a CDS encoding ABC transporter ATP-binding protein, translated as MLRVENLNAWYDRSHILQGISLEVNKGEIVTLMGRNGAGKTTTLRSLMGLLSKREGKASIDGISFLDLPAHDRYHLGLAYVPEDRRIVPGLTVKENLELGVIAKKNHGDMSALVDEIAETFPRLKERLGQDGTSMSGGEQQMLAIARAMIGKPKVILLDEPSEGIMPVLVDEMFELFAKLKQQGLTILLVEQNVQQALKISDRAYILDQGEIVFHDTAQNLLNNDEIQQKYCAV; from the coding sequence ATGTTGCGTGTTGAAAATTTAAATGCCTGGTACGACCGCAGTCATATTCTTCAGGGCATCTCCTTAGAGGTGAATAAAGGAGAAATTGTTACCTTAATGGGTAGAAATGGCGCTGGTAAAACTACTACCCTGCGCTCCCTGATGGGCCTTCTTTCAAAAAGGGAAGGTAAGGCCTCTATTGATGGAATATCCTTCTTGGATCTACCCGCACATGATCGCTATCATCTAGGTTTAGCGTACGTACCAGAGGATCGCCGCATTGTTCCTGGGCTTACTGTTAAAGAGAATCTTGAGCTTGGCGTCATTGCTAAAAAAAATCATGGTGATATGAGCGCTTTAGTAGATGAAATCGCAGAGACTTTCCCGCGCCTTAAAGAGCGATTGGGTCAAGACGGCACTTCTATGTCTGGTGGAGAGCAGCAAATGTTGGCCATTGCAAGAGCCATGATAGGCAAGCCCAAGGTCATCCTTCTGGATGAGCCATCCGAAGGGATCATGCCAGTATTGGTTGATGAAATGTTCGAATTATTCGCCAAACTAAAGCAACAAGGTCTGACTATTCTATTAGTGGAACAGAATGTGCAGCAGGCACTAAAAATATCTGACCGTGCTTATATTTTGGATCAAGGCGAAATTGTTTTTCATGACACTGCCCAGAATTTACTCAACAATGACGAAATTCAGCAAAAATATTGCGCCGTCTAA
- a CDS encoding YqaA family protein: protein MDQILAHFFDFFGMPSIGMPAVFISAFISATLIPIGSEPLLFTYITINPHFYWIAIFVATAGNTLGGMFDWWLGLLSRNSFESLKGPTNGRVQRWLEARGPKMLLLSWLPGLGDPLCLAAGWLRLAWMPCLIYMTIGKFLRYVTITWLLTLLPMSFWHELGRWVGIN, encoded by the coding sequence ATGGACCAAATACTTGCTCATTTTTTTGATTTCTTTGGCATGCCCTCGATTGGCATGCCGGCGGTATTTATTAGTGCCTTTATTTCAGCTACCCTAATACCAATTGGGTCTGAGCCTCTCCTGTTTACCTACATCACCATCAATCCTCATTTTTATTGGATTGCTATTTTCGTGGCAACGGCCGGCAACACGCTAGGAGGCATGTTTGATTGGTGGCTGGGGCTTCTTAGTCGAAATAGTTTTGAATCGCTGAAGGGGCCTACAAATGGGCGTGTGCAGCGTTGGTTAGAGGCTAGGGGGCCGAAAATGCTCTTACTCTCTTGGCTGCCTGGATTGGGTGACCCACTTTGCTTGGCGGCCGGTTGGCTGCGATTGGCTTGGATGCCTTGCTTGATTTATATGACTATCGGGAAATTTCTTCGATACGTGACCATTACCTGGCTTTTAACGCTCCTGCCGATGAGTTTTTGGCATGAGCTTGGGCGCTGGGTTGGGATTAACTAA
- a CDS encoding acyl-CoA dehydrogenase family protein: MTHPIPKPDQYQDMREALRDQCGSFDSAYWQKVDHERAYPEAFVDAMTTAGWLAALIPEEYGGSGLGLAEASVIMEEINFSGGNAGSCHGQMYNMGTLLRHGSDLQKQLYLPQIASGKLRLQSMAVTEPSTGTDTTKLKTTAVKKGDKYIVNGQKVWISRIQHSDLMILLARTTPLAEVKKKSEGMSIFIVNLKEAIGNGMAIQPIANMVNHETNEVFFDNLEIPAENLIGVEGQGFKYILDGLNAERVLIAAECIGDAYWFVDKARRYANERVVFDRPIGKNQGIQFPIADSFIETEAANLMRFKACELFDNNQPCGAESNMAKYLAAKASWEAANVCLQTHGGFGFANEYDVERKFRETRLYQVAPISTNLIYSYVAEHILGLPRSF, from the coding sequence ATGACTCATCCCATTCCTAAGCCAGACCAATACCAAGATATGCGAGAAGCATTGCGCGACCAATGCGGCAGTTTTGATTCAGCCTATTGGCAAAAAGTCGACCATGAACGCGCTTACCCAGAAGCATTCGTGGATGCAATGACGACTGCCGGTTGGTTGGCCGCCCTCATCCCTGAGGAATATGGGGGATCAGGCCTAGGACTTGCTGAGGCCTCCGTCATCATGGAAGAGATCAATTTTTCCGGAGGGAACGCAGGTTCCTGCCATGGTCAGATGTACAACATGGGCACTCTCCTGCGCCATGGCTCAGACTTACAAAAGCAACTCTACCTTCCACAAATTGCTAGTGGCAAATTACGTCTTCAGTCAATGGCGGTAACCGAGCCCAGTACGGGTACGGATACCACCAAGCTGAAAACTACGGCTGTAAAAAAGGGTGATAAGTACATTGTTAATGGTCAGAAAGTTTGGATCTCTCGTATCCAGCATTCTGACTTGATGATTCTTTTGGCGCGTACTACCCCCCTTGCTGAAGTAAAGAAAAAGTCTGAGGGAATGTCGATTTTTATCGTCAACCTTAAAGAGGCTATTGGCAACGGAATGGCAATCCAACCTATCGCTAATATGGTTAATCACGAGACGAATGAGGTCTTCTTTGATAACTTAGAAATCCCTGCCGAAAACTTAATCGGCGTAGAGGGGCAAGGATTTAAATACATACTGGACGGCTTAAACGCCGAGCGTGTGCTGATTGCTGCAGAGTGTATTGGTGATGCTTATTGGTTTGTGGATAAGGCACGGCGCTATGCAAACGAACGTGTTGTCTTTGATCGTCCGATTGGTAAAAATCAGGGTATTCAGTTTCCTATTGCCGATAGCTTTATCGAAACCGAAGCAGCCAACCTAATGCGCTTTAAAGCTTGCGAACTATTTGACAACAATCAGCCTTGCGGGGCTGAGTCGAACATGGCGAAATATCTTGCAGCGAAAGCCTCTTGGGAAGCGGCAAATGTTTGCCTGCAAACCCATGGTGGCTTTGGTTTTGCGAATGAATATGACGTTGAACGCAAATTCCGAGAAACGCGTCTTTATCAAGTGGCGCCCATTTCCACCAACTTGATTTACTCCTATGTTGCAGAGCACATCCTTGGTCTACCCCGCTCTTTTTAA
- a CDS encoding CaiB/BaiF CoA-transferase family protein yields MNTRPLDGITVISLEHAIAAPFCTRQLADLGARVIKVERPGAGDFARAYDERVNGMSSHFTWVNRSKESLTLDLKQASALEALKTLLKTADVLVQNLAPGAAARMGLTAEQLHKHNPKLILCDISGYGNDGPYRDKKAYDLLIQSEAGFLSVTGTPETPSKAGNSIADIAAGMYAYTNILAALLQRGKTGKGSTIDVSMLESLGEWMSYPLYYAYEGATPPPRNGASHATIYPYGPFQAGDGGTVMLGLQNDREWVQFCEVVLEDAALAKDERFDQNFKRNEKREALLVIIDACFSQLTTAQVIAKLDQAQIANARLNDMNGLWKHEQLQARGRWIEVGSPVGPISAMLPPGKNNSYDYRMDDIPSVGQHTQSILSEIGIPTNEIEIMRAQGAI; encoded by the coding sequence ATGAACACCCGCCCCTTAGATGGTATTACCGTCATTTCTCTTGAGCATGCAATTGCCGCCCCTTTTTGCACCCGTCAACTAGCTGATCTTGGTGCCCGCGTCATTAAAGTTGAGCGTCCTGGTGCCGGTGACTTTGCTCGTGCCTATGATGAGCGTGTCAATGGAATGTCCTCGCACTTCACTTGGGTGAATCGCTCTAAAGAAAGTTTGACCCTGGATCTAAAGCAAGCATCAGCATTAGAGGCACTTAAGACCCTACTCAAAACAGCGGATGTCTTAGTTCAAAATCTAGCTCCAGGGGCAGCTGCCCGCATGGGGCTGACTGCAGAGCAGCTACACAAACATAATCCTAAATTAATTTTGTGTGACATCTCGGGCTATGGTAACGATGGTCCTTATCGAGATAAAAAAGCTTACGACCTGTTGATTCAAAGTGAGGCAGGCTTTCTATCAGTTACAGGTACCCCTGAAACACCTAGTAAAGCAGGCAATTCAATTGCGGATATTGCCGCCGGCATGTATGCCTACACGAATATCTTGGCGGCACTTTTGCAAAGAGGAAAAACAGGCAAAGGATCCACCATTGATGTATCCATGCTCGAGTCTTTAGGTGAGTGGATGAGCTATCCGCTCTACTATGCCTATGAGGGCGCAACGCCTCCTCCTCGTAATGGTGCTTCTCATGCCACGATTTATCCTTATGGCCCCTTTCAGGCGGGTGACGGTGGCACAGTCATGCTCGGCTTACAAAATGATCGTGAATGGGTGCAGTTTTGCGAAGTGGTTTTAGAAGATGCTGCGCTTGCCAAGGATGAGCGCTTTGATCAAAACTTTAAACGCAATGAAAAACGAGAGGCTTTATTAGTGATTATTGACGCGTGTTTTAGTCAACTCACTACAGCTCAGGTGATTGCTAAATTAGATCAAGCTCAAATTGCCAACGCCCGTTTAAATGATATGAACGGCCTTTGGAAACACGAACAACTTCAAGCGAGAGGCCGTTGGATTGAGGTGGGATCACCGGTAGGCCCAATATCTGCCATGTTGCCCCCGGGAAAAAACAACAGTTATGACTATCGGATGGATGACATTCCCTCAGTGGGTCAGCATACCCAGAGCATCCTGTCAGAGATTGGCATTCCTACAAACGAGATTGAAATAATGCGAGCTCAGGGCGCTATTTAA